TCGTCATTTTTATCCGTCCAAACCTCAAACATTTCCTTCTCCCCATCTGTCTCATGACGTCTTTGACTGTTTGTTTCAGTATCGCTGCCGCACCCTTGTAAAAACATGCTAATTAAAGTCGCTGGAATTACTGTCATTAATTTTAAAATCTTTATCATAATAATATGGTCTCCTTTAAACTAAACTACTTAATAATATAACATATTTTCACTAAAATTGCTTATTTTTCCAGAATTTAGGAAATTATTTTTTGTAAAAATTTTAATAATTCCATATTCAATAAGCCAAACTCTGATTTATTTGTTTTGTAGTATTTGCGCCTAATTTTTTTAGATTTTCAATTTTACCTAAGATAGTACCCGCATTTTTGGTTCCGTCCAAATTATCTTTTGTCAGTTGTCCCATCGCGTCCGTATATATTCTTTTTGTGCTATCCATACTTTGCCCGACTTTTATCATATTATCAGTAAAACTCACAAACTTGTCGTACAATTCACCGCCGACTTTCGCAATTTCCTGAACATTTTTATTTTGGTTTTCCACTTTCCAAATAAACGCAATCGCTCTCATAGCAAACATCAAAGTCGTCGGCACTACAAGCATGACATTTTTTTTGAGAGCGTATTCCACAAGCATCGGATTCGCCTGAACGGCAACCGTCAAAGCCGGTTCGATCGGAACGAACATAAACACGAAATCCGGCGAATTTACGGCGGAAATCCGCTCGTATTTTTTTTCCGAAAGTTCGTCGATATGTCTTTTTATACTTGCGATATGTTCTTTTAACGCCTTTTCTTTAACCGCCTCGTCTTCGCCGTTAAAATACTGCTCGTAAGCGGCAAGAGAAACCTTACTGTCGATAATATAGTGTTTATTTTCAGGTAAATAGACTATAAAATCCGGACGAACATTTTCATTCTCGCCTATTTTGAAATTTTGCTGCTTCTTAAAATTCACACCTTCCGTAAGCCCGGATTTTTCAAGCAAAACTTCCAATTGGAATTCGCCCCAATCTCCCTGAACTTTGCTGTCGCCTTTTAACGCCCGCGTAAGTTTATCCGCCTCCTGCGTCATTTGCTTGTTCATTTCTATAATATGCCGTAATTCTTGCTGTAAACTTGCCTTTTCACGAATTTCATTTGAATATGTTTCTTCTACTTTTTTTTGGAAATCCGAGATTTTTTCTTTGAGAGGATTTAATAATCCGCCGATTTTTTCCTCGTTTACTTCCACAAATTTCTTGCTTTTTTCTTCAAGAATTTTATTTGCCGTATTTTCAAATTCAATTTTCATCCGCTCGTGCAGCTTTTCAATTTCCTCTTTATTTTGAACCGCTTGATTTTGCAAAATTTCTTTTTCTGTTTCTTTTGCTGACAAATTCATTGATAATTCGTTTATTTTTTCATCTTTTTCCGCCATTTTTCGCAAAAAATCATCCAAAGACAGATACTTTGCAAATTTTGTTTTCAAAACAAAAAACGAAAACGCAGCGCCGACAGCCATCCCCAAAATTAACATTACGATTTCCATTTATTTCATTACCTTTTTCTTAGTAAAATTTAACGACAAGGCTAACAAAAGAAAAATGCAACCGGGTATAGAGAGCAACAGGGCGGTATTCATATAAAGCGAGTCGATTTTAATTTGAACTTTGTGCTTTCCGGCGGGAACTTCAACCGCCATAAACGCCAAATCGCAGTTTATGATTTCCGCTTTTTTACCGTCGATAAACACTTTCCACGCGGGATAATAAACCTCGCTTATCCGCAAAAGCCCGTTTACGCTTACTTCTACGTCCGCGATCCTGTCGTTTGCCGTATATTTAAGCCATTTTGTCGAAATTTGCGTGTTTACGTTTTCGCCGACGCTTTCAAAACTTGGCTTCTGTTCCAAAATCGCCGTTTCATGTACCGCAAAATCAGCGTTATTTATCGTTTCCGAAATTATACTGCGATCGCTCTCTACGATATAACTGTTCGTGAAAGCCAAACGAGGCATAGCGTTTTTATTCTCAATAACCTGCAATTGCCCGGTCCGGTTCGGATAAAAAACATACTTGCAATTCGCCAAATTTAATGCGTTGCCGCCGTCTGAAATAGGGTCTGAATAACCCATATTCGCTCTTTCAAAAATCGGCGAAAGATAATTCATGCCGCCCTGACCGCGAAATTCACGATACCGCACAAGCTCGTTATCGTGGAATCCGTTCACCCCTTCCAATCCGTAAAACGATTCGATATTCACATTCGGATCTATACCAGGCCAATACATTGAACGTGCAGGCTCATTCTTTGTCTTCCTTAAAACGTCGGCAATCGCATTAGGCGTTTTTTTGTATTGTGCGTTAGATTGATATTGAATAAAACTTTTATTTACACGAATAGTATCTATCATTCCCAATACCAAAATTAAGGCGAATAATAATCCTTTTTTAAGGCGTCCGCAAATAACCGCCCAAATTCCTCCTATGATAATTATCGCAATAAACGTCCATCCGATAAGAGCGGGAATATAATTTTTTTGAAAATTCGCTTCAAAAATATTTTTCTTTTCCGCAAGAGAATTACAAAGCGGCTGCATCAGACCAAAAACAAAGTTTTGGTTTGCAAAAACAAACGAAACCGCAATTATTACGGGAATTGAAATCAACAAACCGAATTTTGTATTTTTCAGACGAATTTCACTCCAATTTTTCCATTCTTCGTCCAAAATATCTTTAAGCGACAGTGCGCTCAAAAATACGATTACGAACGAGAACCAATACATAACCATAGCCATCGCGCGAAATTTCTTTACGCCGGGAATAAAATGATAAGCGATCGTATAAATTGAAATTTTATCTTCCGGATTACCGGAGAAACGAATCCCCGGAGAATCTGCGCCCATACTCAACAACAAAAAGAAAATTCCAAGCGACAGACAAAAAAAGCGCCATTTGGACGGTTTAAAGACAAACGCCGAAAAAGCCGTAATCATAGCGACGGCGCCTACATATTCGGTATTTAATTTGAACGCGTTGCCGCTCCAATAATATCCAAACCAATTCCCAAATTCAGGCACCCAAAGTGAAAAAATTTCAGCCCAGTGCATCGACCAAGACGTCGCGAATTCAAATCCTCTGTCAACCCCGCGAATAGAATGTGCGTCTTGGACGTATCTAAACGCAGGATACAACTGCGCTGCGCCCAGCGACAATCCCAAAACAACCGACCCCCAAAAGAATAATGCTGGTTTTATCGTAATCTTTACATTTTTTTTGCCAAAAACTTCAAAAATTGTAAAGAACAGCCAAATCGCTCCAAGCCCGATAAACGTGAAAAACATCATTTGAATATGCGAAGTTAAAAGTCCGAGCCCTATTCCAAGCGCAAAAAGCGCGGTATTTGCAAAATTTGGATTGCATAAGCCTTCTTTGAGCCGCCAAATCATATAAGGAAGCAATGCAATTACATACATTTTTCCATCGTGACCGGGGTAAACATGTGAAAAAAATTCCGGATTCAACATGTAAAAAATCGCTCCTATTCCAGCAATCGTCGGCGAAAGCCCAAACCCTTTGAACAGCATCAAATAAAAAAACAATCCGGCAAGAAAAACATGAAGAATCATCTTCCAAGAAAACGCGGCATAAATAGGCGCAAGATAATTAAACGGGAAAACAAGCGGATAAAGATAATCGCCCGCCAACGCGTCGCCTGTCGGCATACCGCATAAAACTCCTTTATTCCACATGGCGATCTGTCCGTCTTCAAGTAAGGCGCGCTGCATAGACGATTTTATTCCCATAGTATTTATTTGATCGCTTGCGAGAAGCATTTTATTCGAATTTATTAATTCGTGAAATAAGCATAAAACAATCAACGCCATAAATGCAATTATAGCGATATGAATCATATTTCGGTTATTCTTCGCAATCTCCATAACTATCTTTCCTCTTTTCATGAAATTATGCAGAAAATACTTTTTGCGAAAATTATAAAACGATTTCGCGTTTTATTCGCGTCGATTTTGCGCAAATATTATTTTAGAGTCCGTATTTTTAACGGAGGTGTTAAAGCTTATGTGTAAAGAAAAAATTTTCGCAATAGTGTCTTTTATTTTTGTTTTTACTTACGCGGATTTATATTCGCCGGAAGTTTGGTACGGATTCAGGTCGGATTCTTTAGTTTTCAGCGCGGGGGTAAGCGAATCGGACTTGAATAAAACCGTTTATTATGAACTTTTGTACAAAAAACAAGGCGGTAAAAACAGCATTTTAGCGTCAAAAAACATAAAAGCCGTAGAAAGAGAATGGACGCTTGCATTTTCCGATATAAAAAAGGACGTTGCCGGTAAAGACGCGTTATGGGTAAAAGAAACTATAGGCGATGAAAAATCAAAAATTTACGGACCTTACGGTTTTGTAAAAAACAAACTTTCGGAAATTTGCGACACCGCAATAAATTATTCCGGCGATATAAAAAATTACGAATTGAATAAAAACACCAAATTTTCGGACAATAAATCGTTCGCCATACAGTTTTTACATAATCAAAACGGACTTATAATCGTTTTTGGCGACGTGAAAGAAAAAATAACGATTTCTATTGATCCGGCAAACAGCAAAACGGCATTTTTAGCTTTTGCAAACAGAATAATAATGTTTGATACGGATAAAAAAGCCGCGTTTTTTTATCCCGAAAGAAGTATAGTCCAAAAAACTTCCGACATTCAATATAAAATCAGAGATTGGGAAGGCGATATGACGGTATCCGACGGTCAAAACTGTAAAATAATTTTTATTCCTTGGTACGATTTAGGCGTTAAGTACGAAAACGGCAGAAAATTTGGATTCATGATACAACACGGCGATTATTCATATCCGTTCGGAGCGTCATCCTATTCGCCCGCGTCTTGGGGAAACATAATTATCAAATAAATCTTGACTAACCATGATTCACGAATTTATTTTACGTAAGATTTTATGGTGAGTGTAGTTCAATTGGTTAGAGCACCGGATTGTGGTTCCGGTTGTTGGGGGTTCAAGTCCCCTCACTCACCCCGCAAAATTTCTACTGCAATATAAAACAAACGCCGACAAATTTCAAATCAATTTCTATACAATCAATTACATTTTTTATTGAAATAACTATAATTTCTTAATTTATTATAAACATTTGTTTCGTCAAAAATGTGTTTTTATCGTCCGCATAAATTATTTTGTACAATAAAATTTCAGTTGAAAGGCGTATGTTATGTCGCATTTGATACCTATGGTTGTCGAAACGAGCGGACGCGGAGAAAGGTCTTACGATATTTATTCCCGTCTATTAAAGGAAAGAATTATATTCTTGGGAGGAGAAATAAACGACGCGGTCGCAGACGTAGTGATGGCGCAGATGATATTTTTGGAATACGAAGATCCGGCGAAAGATATTACTTTGTACATAAATTCGCCCGGCGGTTACGTTTCTTCCGGTTTGGCGATTTATGACACTATGCGTTTTATACGTCCGAACATCTCTACGATTTGCATCGGACAGGCGGCAAGTATGGGAGCGGTTTTGCTTGCGGCCGGCACTCCGGGTAAAAGGTTGGCGCTTCCGCACTCAAAAATTATGATTCACCAGCCTATTGGCGGCGCAAGCGGTCAAGCGTCCGATATAGTAATCCACGCAAAAGAGATTATTCGCATTAAAAACAGTTTATCCGAACTTTTAGCAAAACATACGGGAAAATCCGCCGAGACAATCTATAAAGATACCGACCGCGACAATTTTATGTCGGCGATAGAGGCGAAAGAATATGGAATTGTAGATGACGTTTTGGAGGAACGGAAGGAATAAATGCCCATAAACAGCAATAAAAGTAAGATTAAATGCTCTTTC
The sequence above is drawn from the Chitinispirillales bacterium genome and encodes:
- a CDS encoding YfhO family protein; amino-acid sequence: MEIAKNNRNMIHIAIIAFMALIVLCLFHELINSNKMLLASDQINTMGIKSSMQRALLEDGQIAMWNKGVLCGMPTGDALAGDYLYPLVFPFNYLAPIYAAFSWKMILHVFLAGLFFYLMLFKGFGLSPTIAGIGAIFYMLNPEFFSHVYPGHDGKMYVIALLPYMIWRLKEGLCNPNFANTALFALGIGLGLLTSHIQMMFFTFIGLGAIWLFFTIFEVFGKKNVKITIKPALFFWGSVVLGLSLGAAQLYPAFRYVQDAHSIRGVDRGFEFATSWSMHWAEIFSLWVPEFGNWFGYYWSGNAFKLNTEYVGAVAMITAFSAFVFKPSKWRFFCLSLGIFFLLLSMGADSPGIRFSGNPEDKISIYTIAYHFIPGVKKFRAMAMVMYWFSFVIVFLSALSLKDILDEEWKNWSEIRLKNTKFGLLISIPVIIAVSFVFANQNFVFGLMQPLCNSLAEKKNIFEANFQKNYIPALIGWTFIAIIIIGGIWAVICGRLKKGLLFALILVLGMIDTIRVNKSFIQYQSNAQYKKTPNAIADVLRKTKNEPARSMYWPGIDPNVNIESFYGLEGVNGFHDNELVRYREFRGQGGMNYLSPIFERANMGYSDPISDGGNALNLANCKYVFYPNRTGQLQVIENKNAMPRLAFTNSYIVESDRSIISETINNADFAVHETAILEQKPSFESVGENVNTQISTKWLKYTANDRIADVEVSVNGLLRISEVYYPAWKVFIDGKKAEIINCDLAFMAVEVPAGKHKVQIKIDSLYMNTALLLSIPGCIFLLLALSLNFTKKKVMK
- the clpP gene encoding ATP-dependent Clp endopeptidase proteolytic subunit ClpP, yielding MSHLIPMVVETSGRGERSYDIYSRLLKERIIFLGGEINDAVADVVMAQMIFLEYEDPAKDITLYINSPGGYVSSGLAIYDTMRFIRPNISTICIGQAASMGAVLLAAGTPGKRLALPHSKIMIHQPIGGASGQASDIVIHAKEIIRIKNSLSELLAKHTGKSAETIYKDTDRDNFMSAIEAKEYGIVDDVLEERKE
- the rmuC gene encoding DNA recombination protein RmuC, whose translation is MEIVMLILGMAVGAAFSFFVLKTKFAKYLSLDDFLRKMAEKDEKINELSMNLSAKETEKEILQNQAVQNKEEIEKLHERMKIEFENTANKILEEKSKKFVEVNEEKIGGLLNPLKEKISDFQKKVEETYSNEIREKASLQQELRHIIEMNKQMTQEADKLTRALKGDSKVQGDWGEFQLEVLLEKSGLTEGVNFKKQQNFKIGENENVRPDFIVYLPENKHYIIDSKVSLAAYEQYFNGEDEAVKEKALKEHIASIKRHIDELSEKKYERISAVNSPDFVFMFVPIEPALTVAVQANPMLVEYALKKNVMLVVPTTLMFAMRAIAFIWKVENQNKNVQEIAKVGGELYDKFVSFTDNMIKVGQSMDSTKRIYTDAMGQLTKDNLDGTKNAGTILGKIENLKKLGANTTKQINQSLAY